The Drosophila teissieri strain GT53w chromosome X, Prin_Dtei_1.1, whole genome shotgun sequence genome has a segment encoding these proteins:
- the LOC122624707 gene encoding uncharacterized protein LOC122624707 codes for MPNKSKASPAGSNETRSSSPDEFLMQEQPHQPRGSSVESIETEDSPSDMVDQSTQTQVLTYPALRSDAQFHGRVRELLRALNSILAKKLMRAIRNNPGIIASDLNDITLQLGMLGLNNLVPPEEDLTGDQTVVPELQPEQNPYGEPLAKQKKLETSTTHGPSSEPFNNTNVSEKHEKGSMTDRQDQESHSAHRDDHEMA; via the exons ATGCCGAACAAGTCGAAGGCAAGTCCAGCTGGAAGCAACGAAACCCGTTCCTCTTCCCCCGACGAGTTCCTCATGCAGGAGCAGCCTCATCAGCCACGTGGATCCAGTGTGGAGTCTATAGAGACGGAGGATTCGCCATCGGATATGGTGGATCAGTCTACCCAGACGCAGGTTTTGACGTACCCTGCCTTGAGAAGTGATGCCCAGTTCCATGGCCGCGTGAGAGAACTGCTGAGAGCACTGAACTCGATCTTGGCCAAGAAGTTGATGAGGGCTATCAGGAATAACCCTGGAATCATTGCGTCGGACCTGAACGATATTACTTTGCAGCTCGG CATGCTGGGCTTGAATAATCTAGTCCCTCCCGAGGAGGATCTAACTGGGGATCAAACTGTGGTACCAGAGCTTCAGCCAGAGCAAAATCCATATGGGGAGCCGCTTGCTAAGCAAAAGAAGCTAGAGACTTCGACCACTCATGGCCCCTCTTCCGAGCCTTTCAACAATACTAATGTCTCGGAAAAGCATGAGAAGGGATCAATGACCGATAGACAGGACCAAGAATCCCATTCCGCTCACCGTGACGACCATGAAATGGCTTAA
- the LOC122624728 gene encoding uncharacterized protein LOC122624728, with product MPNKSKASPAGSNESRSSSPDEFLMQEQPHQPRGSSVESIETQDSPSDMVDQSTQTQGSYPALRSDAQFHGRVRELLRALNSIMAKKLMRAIRNNPGIIASDLNDITLQLGMLGLRMSVPPEENLTGDQTVVPELQPEQNPDGELLAKRKKVEGTQDMASSTSVGERMDPTTKAEAIDKCSKSTSTD from the exons ATGCCGAACAAGTCGAAGGCAAGTCCAGCTGGAAGCAACGAATCCCGTTCCTCTTCCCCCGACGAGTTCCTCATGCAGGAGCAGCCTCATCAGCCACGTGGATCCAGTGTGGAGTCTATAGAGACGCAGGACTCGCCATCGGATATGGTGGATCAGTCTACCCAGACGCAGGGTTCGTACCCTGCCTTGAGAAGTGATGCCCAGTTCCATGGCCGCGTGAGAGAACTGCTGAGAGCACTGAACTCGATCATGGCCAAGAAGTTGATGCGGGCTATCAGGAATAACCCTGGAATCATTGCGTCGGACCTGAACGATATTACTTTGCAGCTCGG CATGCTGGGCTTGAGGATGAGTGTCCCTCCCGAGGAGAATCTAACTGGGGATCAAACTGTGGTACCAGAGCTTCAGCCAGAGCAAAATCCAGATGGGGAACTGCTTGCCAAGCGAAAGAAGGTGGAGGGTACCCAGGACATGGCATCTTCCACCTCCGTCGGCGAAAGGATGGACCCTACCACGAAGGCTGAAGCCATCGACAAGTGCTCCAAGAGTACCAGTACAGATTAG
- the LOC122624621 gene encoding uncharacterized protein LOC122624621, whose translation MHVVGALVNLLLISACVYTMYSLTPADHPYAYLAASFSLVHGLLGLLRSYTEEPDECGRTFMISASILEVIPLPLANIEFYLVSDQSGVALVHGLSLIPLLYDMIGKMGEDWDSSTETLKDLALLGNIVSTLYLAIKDGKNLYYAVAAIAFLARYGSSLVDRCNEGLSHTVGTLGNAGILALMTYSLAEG comes from the coding sequence ATGCACGTGGTGGGGGCTCTGGTCAATCTGCTGCTGATCTCGGCCTGCGTCTACACGATGTACTCGCTGACCCCGGCGGACCATCCGTACGCCTACCTGGCGGCGTCGTTCAGCCTGGTCCACGGACTGCTGGGCCTGCTGCGCTCCTACACCGAGGAGCCCGACGAGTGCGGACGCACCTTCATGATCTCGGCCAGCATACTGGAGGTCATCCCGCTGCCACTGGCCAACATCGAATTCTACCTGGTATCCGATCAGTCGGGAGTGGCGCTGGTGCACGGCCTGTCGCTGATCCCACTGCTCTACGACATGATCGGCAAGATGGGCGAGGACTGGGACAGCTCGACGGAGACGCTCAAGGACCTCGCTCTGCTGGGCAACATCGTCTCCACACTGTATCTGGCCATCAAGGACGGCAAGAATCTCTACTACGCCGTGGCCGCAATCGCGTTCCTCGCCAGATACGGCAGCTCCCTGGTCGATCGCTGCAACGAGGGTCTTAGCCACACTGTGGGCACCCTGGGAAACGCCGGCATCCTGGCCCTTATGACCTACTCACTCGCTGAGGGCTAG
- the LOC122624283 gene encoding calcineurin subunit B-like, producing MGTTASRHLTAEELRDIQHDTGFSLARIDYLYGHYQALDRDAEDQVLRSELLRVPPVAAHPLAEHMVDTMLHPSLGFRHFVRGLANFRRSEPLDRKLASTLRLFDADGDGLLSAEQSHALLARLPATRREMRAMRWRLKQVLAEKDLLDSQDVAHITRGLDLEQSLSLRFL from the coding sequence ATGGGAACAACTGCATCCCGCCACCTGACCGCCGAGGAGCTGCGCGATATCCAGCACGACACGGGCTTCTCGCTGGCGCGGATCGACTACCTCTATGGCCACTACCAGGCCCTGGATCGCGACGCCGAGGATCAGGTGCTGCGCAGTGAGCTGCTGCGAGTGCCGCCGGTGGCGGCGCATCCACTGGCGGAGCACATGGTGGACACCATGCTGCATCCGTCGCTCGGCTTCCGGCACTTTGTGCGCGGCCTGGCCAACTTCCGGCGCAGCGAGCCGCTCGACCGGAAGCTGGCCTCCACGCTGCGCCTCTTCGACGCGGATGGCGACGGGCTGCTCAGCGCCGAGCAGAGCCACGCCCTGCTGGCCCGCCTACCGGCGACGCGACGCGAAATGCGCGCGATGCGCTGGCGCCTCAAACAGGTGCTGGCCGAGAAGGACCTGCTGGACTCCCAGGACGTGGCCCACATCACCAGGGGCCTGGACCTGGAGCAGAGTCTCTCGCTGCGATTCCTCTGA